The DNA sequence AATTTGATCGAGAAAGCCCTTTCCCCATTTCTTGACAAGACAGACACCGCGTCATTGAAGGTAGGGTCGTTGGCGAAGCTCAAAGATGATCATTTGCCGAGCGACTTCAGCACTTCTACTGACGGGGCAAAAAATGTTGCGCCAGTCACGGCTTGGGTGAAATCCATCAAATGATCATGTAACCCATCACCAGCAGTGCCAAGCATACGCTGCAACATCTTTTCTGGGATGTCGAGGTTTCTCGTGTAGGCGATAAAAAAGAGGCCAGATTCTGATACGGTGCCGTACGGGAAGCTGTGACGAACGATTTCGAGTTCTTCGCCACGCTCTTCCATGACGACACGGCTGATGTGGGCGGTCGCAGGTTTACGTTTCTCTGACAATTCTTTGCTATCCTTTTTCTTACGTCCGACCGCGCCTTCTTGCTCTTGGAGTGGGGTCGTTGCCCACTTCTTCAAGTTATGTACATAGCGCTGAGTGAAGACATAACTGCCTCCAGCGAAAGCGGCGTCTTCTTTGCCAATCAGGGCAACCTCAGTGCGGTCTTTGTTGCCTGCCGGATTCTCGGTGCCATCAATGAAGCCAGTAAGATCTCGCGAGTCGAGATATTGAAAACCGTGGACTTCGTCCATCACTTCGACCATGTCGCCAAGTTGCTCGCGCATACGCATAGCGAGTTCAAAGTTGAGATCATGGCGCTTGGAAAGGATATGGAACAGGAGATCACCGCCAGTGCTCGGCGCTCTGAGACTGCCATTTGTAATCGCGGTGAACGGGCGAAGTTTTGCCGGGCGTTTCTGGGGTGAAATCGTCTCCCAGAACCGAGAACCAAAACTCACCGTGCAAACAAGTTTTGCCCGTGGATCGAGCGCAGCGATTTTCGTGGTGAGGGTAGGGGTACTTGCGGCGACTTTGGCCACGGCTTTGCCATTGGTGGCAAGGTCGCGGACGCGCAACACAAGAAAGAGGGCATTGGGGCTTGGAGCTGGCACAATCCCGGCTTGGGGCTGGGGCATATAACAACCTCCTCAACTGATGAGTTATCGTTCGACAGTGGCAATCGCTTCCTCCGCTGTGGCCACGACGCTGTACACATCACGAAATCGTTCGTGGATGAAGGCTTCGGCGAACCCACGTGCGAACTGTTGTAACAGGCCGTCAAAGTACCCATCGGTATTCACGAAGACAATGGGCTTATGATGAAACCCGAGTTGCTTGAAGGAGATCATTTCAAGAATCTCTTCTAACGTGCCAAAGCCACCGGGAAGCGCAATGTACGCATCGCCAAATTCGTCGAGACCACGCTTCCGCGAGCGCATGTCGTCAACCGAATGCATCTCGTGGCCGTCTTGGGCGTATCCTTTCTCGATGAACTCGCTGAGAATGACCCCACGAACTTTGCCGCCGTGGGTCAGCGCGGACTGCGCAAGTGCACCCATGAGACCGATATTGCCGCCACCGTAGACCAATGTGTGCCCGCGCTGAGCAATCAAGCGGCCCATGTCGGTTGCAACGTCAAGATATTTCCGTGCGACACGTTTGCTTGACGCACAGTACACAGTGAGAGAAAGCGAACGAGCTGGTGTGGGAGAGAGCATAGGCTTCAATTTCATCAATGAAAAATTAAAAATTAAAAATGAGCAAAGAGGAAAGAAACGGTTTGCTCTCTCCATTTTGCATTTTTAATTTTGCATTTCTTCTAGAGTCCCTTTACGACCTCGTCTACGGCACTCCATTCAACGATCGGTGTCAGTCGTCGTTTGGGAATAAGACCCTGCGCTACCAAGGTGGCGAACGGCACAAAAGTCTTGGCGTGATCCTGAATGTCGAGGATCAGAATCATTTTCGGTTCTTCGTTAGAGGCCCAAGGGCCAGCCTTCAGCGTCACTCCCGGTGGAAATCCACTCTTACCCGAGAGTACGTCCTTGAACATGGCCTGTATTTTCTTGGCATTTTTCGGTGGTGAGACGTTCAACCAAATTTCATCAAGATACAGCGGCATAGGGTAGCCCTCCTTTTGGGTTGACCTTTGCTCTCTCCTACGCGCGGCATAGCATAATGCGCGCGCCGTCAAAAGAGGAATCGTCTTGATGGATACCTTTTGGTAAACAAGTGCTTTATAACCCGCAAGCCAACAAATAGGGGGGACAGGTGAGTGCATTCTTTTCGTCACTGTTACCGGGTCTTGCCGTGATTTTGGTCGCCGTAACTTTGGTGTGGCTGCTGAGTCTCGTCAAACGCGACGTCAGTATTGTCGATATTTTCTGGGGCCTCGGCTTCGTGATACTCAGCTGGTTCTATCGCTCGCTCGGACCAGAACTCACCGATCGTCATTGGGTGTTGTTGATCGTAGTGACCATATGGGGATTCCGCCTCGCGCTGCATTTGCTCTGGCGCAACTGGGGACACGAGGAGGATGCACGTTACCAAGTGATGCGAAGCTATCGCGGAGCCAACTTCTGGTGGATGAGCCTCTTTACCATTTTCTTTCTCCAAGGGGTTTTGCTGTGGCTGATTGTCATGCCGCTGGCGGTCGTGCAACTCAATGTTGGCCCTCCGTTGTGGCGCTGGACCGATGTGCTGGGGTTGTTGTGTTGGAGTATCGGCTTCTTTTTTGAGACCGTTGGTGATTGGCAACTTGCTCGTTTCAAGGCCAACCCTGCCAATCGCGGACGCGTCATGAATACCGGGCTGTGGGCCTATACGCGGCATCCGAACTACTTTGGGGATGCAATGGTGTGGTGGGGGCATTTTCTCTTGGCATTTGCGGTTCCTGGTAGCCTGTGGACAATTTTTAGCCCCGTACTGATGACTGTTCTGCTGCTGAAGATTTCGGGTGTGGCGCTGCTTGAACAAACGATCACCGAGAGGCGCCCCGCCTATCGTGACTACATTCTGCAGACCAATGCGTTTCTGCCGTGGTTTCCGAGACGCAGTTCGTCATGAGTTGCGCATGCACTCTATACCGGCGGAGACCGGGGTTTTCCCGCATGGACACCGCAAACACGCCTCTGCTACAACTTCTCCTCTCTCGCAAGAGAAAAGGGAGAAAACTATGGGGAAAAAAGCACTGCTTGTTGGTATTAATCGTTACAAGATTCCGGGCGCTGATCTGCGCGGGTGCGTCAACGACGTGAAGAATATGCAGGCCGTATTGACCCAGATGTATGGCTTCGCCAGCAAGGATATTGCCGTGTTGACTGACTTCGCCGCGACCAGCAAAGCGATGGCGGCCGCTGTCAGCAAGCTTATCCGCGATGCGCGCAAAGGGGACGTCCTGTTGCTTCATTATTCTGGGCACGGCTCAAACGTGCCTGATGCGAATGGCGACGAAGCTGACCGGCGAGACGAAATTCTCTGTCCGACAGATTTGGATTGGAAGAAGCCATTTTTGGATGACTGGTTGCGCACAACGTTGGATGGTCTTCGTGCAGGGGTGAGCTTGACGGTCATCATGGATTGCTGCCATTCGGGTTCGATTACTCGTGTGCTCGTGCCCCCTGATGCGCCGCGTATTGCTCGGTACCTGCCGAGTCCTTGGGATTTGGTTGCGACGGAATCGGGGCGTAAGTTGCGCGGTCGGGTACAAGGGAGCCTGCGGGCTTCAACCACGACTGCTCGCAAGAAGAAAGATGTGGTTAATGTGAAGATCCCCGAATTGTTGATCACTGGTTGTCGTGATACGCAAACCTCAGCCGATGCGCATATTGGTGGAGCCTTCAATGGGGCTCTCACTTATTGTTTGGTAGAAACGCTGAAAAATGCTGGCGGGAATATTTCCTACCGCAAACTGCACGAACAGACACTGAAACGGCTGAAACAGGGCGGGTTCGATCAAGTGCCGCAACTCGAAGGCCTGGGCACGAAGTTCGATCGTCCGTTCTTTTCTCCTGAACCGTAGCGGAGCCGCAAGCCGGTCTGCCCGACGAACGATTCGGGAGAGGTTGCACGCATAGAAAGAGTGGGGAACGCTGAAGCTTGTTTCTGTGAGCCCAAGTATGGTAGGACGCAACACAGAAAACTACACCAAGTAAAAAGGGAGGATGTTATGGGCCGAGCATATAACGTCATTGATTCCGATGGCCATGTACTAGAGCCACCGAATTTTTTCGTCGATTACCTTGATCCGCAATTTCGTGACCGTGCACCGCAACTCAAAGTGGATAAAGACGGTAAAGAGCGCTTGCTGATCGAAGGCAGGATGATTGGTGGGGCGAAAGGGCTGGGCTTTGCCGGTGCGATTGGTGCTCGCCAGGGGGTGACAAGCCAGGACATTCGCTATATCGAGGGCCGCAAAGGTGGATTCGATCCCCATGCCCGTATTCCTGATCTCGACCTCGATGGGATCGACGCAGTATTTCTCTATCCCACACTAGGACTGCTGTCCGGTGCAATCCAAGACCCGCCACTTGCCGCTGCGGTGTGCCGTGCCTACAACCGCTGGCTGGCGGACTATTGCAAACCGTATCCCGATCGTCTCTTTGGGGTGGCGATGCTGCCGATGCAATCGGTTGATCTGGCCATTGAAGAGATGAAGTATGCACGTAACCAGTTGGGCATGCGGAGCGGCTTCCTGCGACCGAATCCGTATAACAACCGCATGCTGAGTGATCCGTCGTATGACCCGTTCTGGACGCTGGCGCAGGATCTCGACTTTGCCATTGGTATTCATGAAGGCACTGGTGGCATGCCGGCTGTAGGTGTTGAGCGCTTTGAGAGCCCAGGCGCGAAACACATTGTGTCGCACACCGTCGAGATGATGCTCGCGAGCTTAAGCGTGATTTGGGGTGGCGTATGTGAACGCTTTCCGAAAGTCCGTTTCGCATTTCTTGAATCTGGTGGGGGATGGATTGCGCCGTGGCTCGATCGTATGGATCGGCACTTTGATGACCATGGTGTGTTCAATGACACGACGCTGAAGATGATGCCAAGTGAATATTTCAAGCGCCAGTGCTGGATCGCTTTCGAGCCCGTAGAAGGAAGTCTTGGCGTGCTTGCGGATTATCTTGGTCCAGACCGGATCCTCTGGGCCACTGACTATCCGCATCCAGATGGTTTTTTTCCTGGTGCACCCAAAATGATCGCTGATAAACTGCCAGAGAAGTATCGTCGGAAAGTGCTGGCTGAGAGTGCAACTCAGTTGTACAAGTTGAATTAAGACGATTTGCGGGTACTTGCCCCGTTCATGCTTCGACTTACTCAGCACGAACGGGGTGTTTGACCTCTGCTCGTTTCTTTCTGTCCCTCTTTGCTTCCCTTGCCTCCTTCATCTATAACCGGCGCAGCACGTCCAGCAGAGGAGGGGATATGCTCGTGCGACTGATCGTTGTTGTGACATGCCTAACGCTGGGATATCAACCTACGCTCGCTTGGGCGCAAAACCCTTCTCGCGATGGCAGGACGTGGAAGACCGTTGCCGAGCTATCACCTCAAGAGCGAGAGCGTATCGACCTGTCGACTGATACGCCACGTCACTCTCAGTTTCCGTATCTGCCAGCCGAGCCCTATCCGTTTGCCCCACCGTACACCGCTGAAGAAATGGGCTTTCGCTCGATGGAGTTTCCTCACCAACCGCGCTGGTCCTGTGTCTATGCCGATGCTGGAGCGACCATCGACCATTGGGGACACCTTATCGTTCAAAGTAAGACTGTGGGGTTGGTCGCATACCACGGCACAGAAGGATTAAAGACCGAGATCTACGATACCGCTCCTGGCGACAGCTTTGTGACCTCACTGTCGCAAGACATCGCTCCAGCCGAGAAGTATGGCAATCAGTCGCTGTTCTCGCGTTATCGCACCGATAAGACGTTCACCAAGAAGATTGACATGTTCGTGTACACCAACGGGCTCAGGCGTGTCCGACGACAGCCACAACCCCGTCGCAGTGACCGTTTCCCGAATCAGGCATTTACGTTTGATGACACGTTTGGCCGAGATGCCTGGGAGTGGTCATGGCGTATTATTGGCACCGACGTGCTTCATCAGACGCTACGGTTTCCTAAGATGAGGAAGTCGATCACGCTTACCGACGCAAACGGGCAGTTACACGATACCCCAGTGAGTGAGATCAGGCCGATGGGGAAAGGGTATACCGGTTACACCGCCGATGGTGGGGTGCCGTGCTATGTTGTCGAAGCGAAGGTGCGAGAAGACTGGCTCCCTGGATACTACGCGCCGCGAATTCTCTATTGGCTTGATCAACAGGCATTCTATCCGTTGCGGATTGAAGAGTACGATCGTGAAGGGAAACTCATCTTCATTGAAACGCGCGTGGCGGAGTTTCGTAATCCCGCACTGAAAGAGCAAGGGTACGGCATGCAAATGGATTTGTACTGGGATGTCACGACTGATTTGATGACGTATTCAACCCATGATGGCCATCAGTTACGAGAATGGACCGACGACGATCGCAAGTCGTATTTCAATCCAGACTTTCTGCGGCGCGTGTGGTTCATTGGTGGCGTGAAAAGTCAGGCAGATGTGAGTACGCCAGAAGAGTTTTTCTTACGCCCGGCGTTGCTCGAAGGCCGTTTCCCTGATGAGCGGAACATTGAGTTACCTGCGGATCTGCGTGCGCGGATTAACGCACAAGAGAAAGCAGGGCAGTTGGTCTTTAGTGAAGAACGGGTGGATCGGTAAAGGATATTATCTATGACAGAGTCAGTACTATTAAGCGAAAGAGACGCCGGTATGGTGACCCTCACATTGAACCGTCCGCATGCGATGAATGCGCTGTCACATGAACTCCGACAAGCCATCGTCCAGACGTTCCATGAGTTACAAGCCGATGCAGACGTGCGCGTTGTGATTTTGACTGGCGCAGGTAAAGCCTTCTGTGCAGGTCTCGATCTCAAAGAGCTTGGACAAACCGGGCTCCCCGCGGTGGGAGCGCGTGGAGCGGTCGGTGGGGACAATGACATCATTCAGGCAATGGCTCAATTTGATCGCCCAATTATTGGCGCGATTAACGGTGTGGCAATTACTGGTGGTTTTGAACTTGCTCTGGCGTGCGACATTTTGGTAGCGTCGAGCGCTGCGCGGTTTGCTGACACGCACGCTCGCGTGGGCGCGATGCCAGGCTGGGGGTTAAGCCAAAAACTGTCCCGCCTTATTGGTATCTACCGTGCGAAAGAATTGTCGCTGACCGGAAACTTCCTGTTGGCCGAGAAGGCTGGAGCCTGGGGATTGGTGAATCGTGTCGTTGCTCCTGAAGACTTGCTTCCGACCTGTCGGCAATTGGCAATGGATATTCTTTCGTGTGTACCGGAGATGGTGCGAAACTTGAAGCGAGTTATTGATGACGGGTATGCGCAAACCTTTAGCGAGGGCATGCAGATTGAATATGAAGCCTGGCGATCTCACAGCCGTACCCTCAATCCTGAGGAATTCGCGGCACGCCGAGTGGCCGTACAGCAACGGGGGCGGAACCAAACGTCATGAGCATCTCAATGAGAAACAGAGAGTGATATATCGGTGAGGAGAGAAGGTCCTCGCCCGCTATCCCTACTGAAAAATCCATCTTTTGCCGGTAATTTTTGCGGATTTTTCCCTTGCCTGTTGCAGACGGCTTGTAGTAAGGTTTCATCTGCGTACTTTCTCGGGGCATATCACGGACCAAAGAGACTCAGCATTTGGGACTCCGAAACAAAATCAATTGTTTCACGGCAAGCGTCGCTGTTGTGATAGAATCGACTGTCACGAAGCAGAGGATGATAGCGATGAATATGTACCGGACTTGGGCCAAAACTTCTTCTTATTTCATGTTAGTGTTTGTCATCCTGCTACTGAGCGCACGCGAGGGGGCTGCTCTACAAACGACCACCGTGCCGGAGCCAGAGCCACGAACGATAGAGGAAGGGGTCGAAGAAATCTTTCCTTGTTGTCGTCTCGATGCGTCGGCCTACCCAGGAATTGGAACGTTCGGATTCGAAAATCGCATGGCCCGTTCCTTTACCGCCTGGTTAGGGAATGATGTTGCATGGTGGGGAAACGGTATCCCGAAACGATTGGCAATTTGCTGTTGTCCGATCTTGCCAGTTCCGCGAACCTGCTACGTGCGAGTCAGCCGCCGGAAGATGTTTCTGTTCCCCAGGTTGAAGATCCTGAGTCGGCTAGCCTGTGGGAGCCGATTTGGGGAGTTCCTTCGCTTTGTTGTCAGCACACGCCCGCTCTATCGCGAACCACCACTCCGCCATTGGTCGAAACACCACCTAGAGTAAGTACGGCCAGAGTACACCGTACCTCGTCACTGAGACGGGAACGGATACCTGCACCAGCGACCGCATCATGGACGGTCAATTCCCTGCCGGAGCCTCTGTATATGCTGCTGCTCGGTTCTGGACTGTTCTGCCTTGGGATCCTGCGTAATCGTGCCAAGAAGGCATGACCACGCAATGATGGTTGTCCCCATCATGTAGAGTGTTTACAATTTTCGCCGTCCCCCGCCTTCTTTTTTACCCACCACAGTGAATGAAGGCCCTCCATAGACAATGGCAAGAGGGCTGATTATGCTCCCACCTAACTGTACAGAAGGAGGTGGGCCATGCCAGCACGCAAACCTGAAGAGTGTGACACGTTGCTTTGTGAGGCGCTGAACCGTGGAGATTTGGAAGCCGCGGTCGCCTTATACGAACCCACGGCCACTTTTGTTGCCGCACCAGGAAAGATACTCACCGGACACGCTGGAGTGCGTGAATCGATGCAAGGGTTTCTTGCCATTAAGCCCAAATTCACTATTAGTGTGAACGCGGTGGAGAATGGAGATATTGCTGTCCTCCGCTCGAAGTGGAATGTGAATGGTACTGGAGCCGATGGCAAACCAGTGGCGATGTCAGGCAATGGCATTGAAGTCGTCCGTCGCCAGTCTGATGGAACGTGGAAGTTTATCATCGACAACCCGAACGGAGCGGATTAAGCTTCCGCTAATGCAAAATTAAAAATGCAAAATGTAAAATGAAGATAACGATAGGATGAATACTTCTTTTTCCGTTTTCCATTTTTAATTTTGCATTCTTCATTTTTCATTTGCTTTCATGAGTTGGCAGCGCGAAATCGATGGTATCGAGCGACGCAAGCAGCTTGCGCAGGAGCACGGCGGCGCTGAGGCGGTGACGCGTCAGCATGAGCAAGGTCGCCTCACTATCCGTGAGCGTGTTGTTGGACTTATCGATGCGGCTTCCTTCCGCGAACAGGGGCCCATTGCTGGACATGCAGACATCGATGAGCAGGGGCAAATCCACACCTTTACGCCAGCGAACTATGTGTTAGGTGTTGGCAAGATCGATGGGCGATTGTGTGTGGTTGGTGGCGAGGATTTCACTGTCCGTGGTGGATCGCCGTCGCCTGCCGGATTACGCAAGAGTGTGTTTGCTGAAGAAATGGCGTTGCGATATCGCCTACCGTTGATTCGCTTCCTCGAAGGTGGTGGCGGCAGTGTTCCACGTGGCGATGGCAAAAGTGGTGGTGGCGGTGAGGCCGTGAATGCCCCGCCGCGCTTCATGTCGATCATGCAAGTCATGGGAACCGTGCCAGTTGTGTCAGCCGCGATGGGCGCTGTCGCTGGTTTGCCCGCGGCACGGTTGGTTGCCTCGCATTTCTCCATCATGACCAAACACACCTCGCAAGTGATGATTGGCGGTCCGGCGTTAGTGGAGCGTGCGTTTGGCCGACGTCCGACCAAAGAGGAACTGGGCGGACCAGACGTTCATTTGCGCAGTGGCGTTGTTGACAATGTCGCTGATGATGAGGGGGGTGTGTTCGTGCAGATTCGCCGCTTCCTGAGTTATCTGCCGACTAATGTGTGGGAGGCAGCACCGATAACACTCAGTGATGATAGCCGTGATCGGCAAGCACCAGAACTATTATCAATTATCCCCCGCAATCGTCGTCGTGCCTATGCCATGCGTCGACTTATTGAATATGTAGTCGATCGGGATTCCTTCTTTGAATTGGCCGCTTTGTATGGGCCGTCGCAGATTACAGGCCTAGCCCGACTCAATGGCCATGCGGTGGGCATCTGGGCCAATGATCCTGCGTGGTATGCGGGGTCGATGACCGCTGATGGTGCACAGAAAGTGCGACGTTTTATTGACCTGTGCGATACCTTCCACCTCCCGATTGTTTGCTTCGTTGATGAGCCTGGCTTCATGATTGGTCCTGAGGCTGAGCAAACCGCGACCATTCGTCACGGTACAGCGACGCTCTTTGCCGTGATGCAATCCACGGTGCCGTGGGCATCAGTGATCGTACGCAAAGTCTATGGCGTTGCTGGTGCTGCGCATTTTGGTCCTGGGGGTATGGTGTTTGCCTGGCCCTCAGCGGAAAGTGGCGCGTTACCACTGGAAGGTGGCGTAGCGGTTGCTTACCGCCGTGAGATCGAATCTGCACCTGATCCTGAAGCCAAACGACGAGAGATCGAAGAACGCTTAGCAAGCCAGCGCAATCCGTATGCAAAAGCTGAGGCGTTCGGAGTAACCGACCTCATCGACCCCCGCCACACCCGACCGACGCTCTGTGATTGGATTGACTTGACCCAACCTCAGCTGCAAACCCATCGCGGTCCGCGGGCGTATACGATGAGACCGTAGATATGTGAAAAATAAAGGGAATCGCCTCGAAATACTAATTGCAAACAAATTAGGAGTAAATTAGTATTTCGAGGTATGGACATTCCCGTTCGACCGCCAACATTGGCGGATGTCTTCAAAAACATTGAAGATCCAGTTCATGCGCGAAGGTTTGCCGAGGTTCTTACCCGTCGCATCGGTGCTGCGCCTAGCGGCAAATATCGCCATTGGGACACGTTACGACACATTCAACCGCCAGAAGGGCTCTCTTCGGATGAGTGGTGGGCTGGCGTAAAATTCGCCCGCTATTCGTCTCGCCGAGAAGTGCCCTTGTTTAAGGATAAGAACGGGCGCGCTTTTTTCTACACGCTCGCCGATCCGGTGCTGGAAATGTTGCATGAGATCGATCGAGACGCGAGTGGACACATCTCTGTCGATGGTCAGATTGCTAACCCGCAGACAAGAGGTCGCTACATCCAGAACTCGCTCATTGAAGAGGCGATTACCTCAAGCCAGCTTGAATGAATTTCGCCCTGATAGAGAGTAGGGGAGCCATGAACAATTAGTGAGTGGGCTTTATACGGTCAAGTATGTCGTCACGAAGTTTTAAAGAGAAGCTGATCAACTCTTCCAGTGAAATTGTACGGATCATCCGTGGCAAAATTGCGAGCTGCGCGACCTCGGCAATGAGTGAAGCCCAGACAAACGGGTCCAAGCCCGTATCTTTTTGCTGACCCAGGCGGAGGAGTTCGAAAATATCGAACTGATGCTCCTTCTGAATGAAGAAAAGGTCGACGTAGTCTTTGGCGTCAAGCCGTCCCAAGATGGCGCACACTTTATTGACAGCGATGTTGTTCATCGAATCAATCATCAACGCATCGATGGATGCTGGTTCACCGACACGAAAAGAGACATCGACCACGAAATCCACTTTGAGTTCTCCGTTGAGTTCGTAGCGAAGAAACCCTGGGCTTCTTTGTAACGCTATGACACTGAGGCCCAGGCGGTCTGCGGTCATGCGCATGAGTTCCGGGATGCTATCGAGGGAATTTTGATGGGTGAAGAAATCCAGATCATCGGAATAGCGATGTTTGAGATAGAATGCGGCCAGAGCTGTTCCGCCTGTCAAATAAAAATGCTCACGGAACCAGGGATCGCTAAAAAGTGCAACCAAAACATTCCGCTGCAAAGAGGTAAGAATGTCGGTGTTTACTGTGTCGTCCATCGTTTGAGTGCGTACTCCCAGCGTGCCTTTATTTCTGAGGGGAGCCGGAGTTGTGCAAAGCTTTGGCGAATTGTGTTGAGGTCGAGATACTGACAGACCTCGTCAAAGCGACATTCGCTGAGAATCCTCTCGATCAGCCAGCGTTTCAAAGGCGAAAGCGCCTCTTGCGCGAGGATCTCCCGGACTTGAGCTTCGTCCAAATCGTAGTCCCACAGAAAGCGCGGCTTTTGCGTACTGTGGGCTGAAGAAGAATCTGCTCTCATCAACAAAACTGTAAGGGAATTGGGTATGCAGGGCAAGTCGGAAGGGCGTAGCATGCTACGCCCCTTGCGAAGATTAGATGGCAATCACAATCTTGCCAAAGTGTGCGGCACTTTCCATGAGTTTGATTGCCTCGCGGGCTTCTTTGAACGGATACACACGATCGATCACTGGCTTGGTCTTGTGGATCGCCATGGCGCGATTCATATCGTCGAACATTTCGCGTGAGCCGACATAGACGCCTTGAAAGCGAATGCCTTTGCGTAACACCGGCATGGGATCAATCTGTCCGCTGAAACCAGTGAGCACGCCAATCAGGCCGATTGAGCCGCCGACCCGGACGGCACGGAACGACTTTTCTAACGTCCCCGGACCACCGACTTCAGAAATATGATCAACGCCAGCACCATCTGTGAGGCGTAACACTTCTTTATCCCAGTCAGGCGTAGTTTTGTAATTGATCGTTGCCCAAGCGCCAAGTTCTTTGGCTCGTGCGAGCTTCTCGTCGCTACTCGATGTGATAATCACTCGCGCGCCAGCCATGACTGAGAACTGCAAGGTGAAAATCGATACACCACCGGTGCCTTGGACCAGAACCGTATCGCCTGCTTTAATTGGACCCTTCGGGAATAAGTCTTGCCATGCTG is a window from the Deltaproteobacteria bacterium genome containing:
- a CDS encoding Dyp-type peroxidase; translation: MPQPQAGIVPAPSPNALFLVLRVRDLATNGKAVAKVAASTPTLTTKIAALDPRAKLVCTVSFGSRFWETISPQKRPAKLRPFTAITNGSLRAPSTGGDLLFHILSKRHDLNFELAMRMREQLGDMVEVMDEVHGFQYLDSRDLTGFIDGTENPAGNKDRTEVALIGKEDAAFAGGSYVFTQRYVHNLKKWATTPLQEQEGAVGRKKKDSKELSEKRKPATAHISRVVMEERGEELEIVRHSFPYGTVSESGLFFIAYTRNLDIPEKMLQRMLGTAGDGLHDHLMDFTQAVTGATFFAPSVEVLKSLGK
- a CDS encoding TIGR00730 family Rossman fold protein, with protein sequence MERANRFFPLCSFLIFNFSLMKLKPMLSPTPARSLSLTVYCASSKRVARKYLDVATDMGRLIAQRGHTLVYGGGNIGLMGALAQSALTHGGKVRGVILSEFIEKGYAQDGHEMHSVDDMRSRKRGLDEFGDAYIALPGGFGTLEEILEMISFKQLGFHHKPIVFVNTDGYFDGLLQQFARGFAEAFIHERFRDVYSVVATAEEAIATVER
- a CDS encoding DUF1295 domain-containing protein; its protein translation is MLPGLAVILVAVTLVWLLSLVKRDVSIVDIFWGLGFVILSWFYRSLGPELTDRHWVLLIVVTIWGFRLALHLLWRNWGHEEDARYQVMRSYRGANFWWMSLFTIFFLQGVLLWLIVMPLAVVQLNVGPPLWRWTDVLGLLCWSIGFFFETVGDWQLARFKANPANRGRVMNTGLWAYTRHPNYFGDAMVWWGHFLLAFAVPGSLWTIFSPVLMTVLLLKISGVALLEQTITERRPAYRDYILQTNAFLPWFPRRSSS
- a CDS encoding caspase family protein, which gives rise to MGKKALLVGINRYKIPGADLRGCVNDVKNMQAVLTQMYGFASKDIAVLTDFAATSKAMAAAVSKLIRDARKGDVLLLHYSGHGSNVPDANGDEADRRDEILCPTDLDWKKPFLDDWLRTTLDGLRAGVSLTVIMDCCHSGSITRVLVPPDAPRIARYLPSPWDLVATESGRKLRGRVQGSLRASTTTARKKKDVVNVKIPELLITGCRDTQTSADAHIGGAFNGALTYCLVETLKNAGGNISYRKLHEQTLKRLKQGGFDQVPQLEGLGTKFDRPFFSPEP
- a CDS encoding amidohydrolase — protein: MGRAYNVIDSDGHVLEPPNFFVDYLDPQFRDRAPQLKVDKDGKERLLIEGRMIGGAKGLGFAGAIGARQGVTSQDIRYIEGRKGGFDPHARIPDLDLDGIDAVFLYPTLGLLSGAIQDPPLAAAVCRAYNRWLADYCKPYPDRLFGVAMLPMQSVDLAIEEMKYARNQLGMRSGFLRPNPYNNRMLSDPSYDPFWTLAQDLDFAIGIHEGTGGMPAVGVERFESPGAKHIVSHTVEMMLASLSVIWGGVCERFPKVRFAFLESGGGWIAPWLDRMDRHFDDHGVFNDTTLKMMPSEYFKRQCWIAFEPVEGSLGVLADYLGPDRILWATDYPHPDGFFPGAPKMIADKLPEKYRRKVLAESATQLYKLN
- a CDS encoding outer membrane lipoprotein-sorting protein, which translates into the protein MLVRLIVVVTCLTLGYQPTLAWAQNPSRDGRTWKTVAELSPQERERIDLSTDTPRHSQFPYLPAEPYPFAPPYTAEEMGFRSMEFPHQPRWSCVYADAGATIDHWGHLIVQSKTVGLVAYHGTEGLKTEIYDTAPGDSFVTSLSQDIAPAEKYGNQSLFSRYRTDKTFTKKIDMFVYTNGLRRVRRQPQPRRSDRFPNQAFTFDDTFGRDAWEWSWRIIGTDVLHQTLRFPKMRKSITLTDANGQLHDTPVSEIRPMGKGYTGYTADGGVPCYVVEAKVREDWLPGYYAPRILYWLDQQAFYPLRIEEYDREGKLIFIETRVAEFRNPALKEQGYGMQMDLYWDVTTDLMTYSTHDGHQLREWTDDDRKSYFNPDFLRRVWFIGGVKSQADVSTPEEFFLRPALLEGRFPDERNIELPADLRARINAQEKAGQLVFSEERVDR
- a CDS encoding enoyl-CoA hydratase, whose product is MTESVLLSERDAGMVTLTLNRPHAMNALSHELRQAIVQTFHELQADADVRVVILTGAGKAFCAGLDLKELGQTGLPAVGARGAVGGDNDIIQAMAQFDRPIIGAINGVAITGGFELALACDILVASSAARFADTHARVGAMPGWGLSQKLSRLIGIYRAKELSLTGNFLLAEKAGAWGLVNRVVAPEDLLPTCRQLAMDILSCVPEMVRNLKRVIDDGYAQTFSEGMQIEYEAWRSHSRTLNPEEFAARRVAVQQRGRNQTS
- a CDS encoding SgcJ/EcaC family oxidoreductase; translated protein: MPARKPEECDTLLCEALNRGDLEAAVALYEPTATFVAAPGKILTGHAGVRESMQGFLAIKPKFTISVNAVENGDIAVLRSKWNVNGTGADGKPVAMSGNGIEVVRRQSDGTWKFIIDNPNGAD
- a CDS encoding propionyl-CoA carboxylase, which translates into the protein MSWQREIDGIERRKQLAQEHGGAEAVTRQHEQGRLTIRERVVGLIDAASFREQGPIAGHADIDEQGQIHTFTPANYVLGVGKIDGRLCVVGGEDFTVRGGSPSPAGLRKSVFAEEMALRYRLPLIRFLEGGGGSVPRGDGKSGGGGEAVNAPPRFMSIMQVMGTVPVVSAAMGAVAGLPAARLVASHFSIMTKHTSQVMIGGPALVERAFGRRPTKEELGGPDVHLRSGVVDNVADDEGGVFVQIRRFLSYLPTNVWEAAPITLSDDSRDRQAPELLSIIPRNRRRAYAMRRLIEYVVDRDSFFELAALYGPSQITGLARLNGHAVGIWANDPAWYAGSMTADGAQKVRRFIDLCDTFHLPIVCFVDEPGFMIGPEAEQTATIRHGTATLFAVMQSTVPWASVIVRKVYGVAGAAHFGPGGMVFAWPSAESGALPLEGGVAVAYRREIESAPDPEAKRREIEERLASQRNPYAKAEAFGVTDLIDPRHTRPTLCDWIDLTQPQLQTHRGPRAYTMRP